The following proteins are encoded in a genomic region of Bradyrhizobium sp. SK17:
- the cofD gene encoding 2-phospho-L-lactate transferase produces the protein MNQGDKKIVALCGGVGGAKLAYGLSRLLGAKLSVVVNTGDDFEHLGLSVSPDLDTVVYTLGELADEERGWGRAGESWNFMDALGGLGGETWFRLGDRDLALHVVRSRALRAGVSLTDFTRELAQRLNIAAAILPMSDDPFATMIVTADERMSFQRYFVGAQAQPVVKRIEFDNPGRGTATNAVLQSIGNADAIILCPSNPYLSIDPILAVPGLLPALETVKAPIVAVSPLVGGRAIKGPTAKIMSELGVETSCASIVRHYPFLDGFVMDQVDQSDAARIEIPVHLTDTIMRSKDERIRLAEACLKFLEQFDR, from the coding sequence ATGAACCAGGGTGACAAGAAGATCGTTGCGCTGTGCGGAGGCGTTGGTGGCGCCAAGCTCGCCTATGGTCTCAGCCGCTTGCTCGGCGCCAAGCTCAGCGTCGTCGTCAATACCGGCGATGACTTCGAGCATCTCGGCCTGTCGGTGTCACCTGACCTGGATACGGTGGTCTACACGCTTGGCGAACTCGCCGACGAAGAGCGCGGCTGGGGCCGGGCAGGCGAGAGCTGGAACTTCATGGACGCCCTTGGTGGGCTCGGTGGCGAAACCTGGTTCAGGCTCGGCGATCGCGATCTCGCGCTGCACGTCGTTCGCTCGCGCGCGCTGCGCGCCGGCGTCAGTCTCACCGACTTCACGCGTGAACTTGCCCAGCGGCTGAACATCGCCGCGGCAATCCTTCCGATGAGCGACGATCCGTTCGCGACCATGATCGTCACCGCCGACGAGAGGATGTCGTTCCAGCGCTATTTTGTCGGCGCGCAGGCGCAGCCGGTCGTCAAGCGCATAGAGTTCGACAATCCGGGCAGGGGCACGGCCACCAACGCCGTGTTGCAGTCGATCGGGAACGCCGATGCGATCATCCTATGCCCGTCCAATCCGTATCTCAGCATCGATCCGATCCTGGCTGTTCCAGGCCTGCTTCCGGCACTGGAGACAGTCAAGGCGCCGATCGTTGCCGTTTCGCCGCTGGTCGGCGGGCGCGCGATCAAGGGACCGACCGCCAAGATCATGAGCGAGCTCGGGGTCGAGACCAGTTGCGCTTCGATCGTCCGGCATTACCCGTTCCTCGACGGCTTCGTGATGGACCAGGTCGATCAGTCCGACGCCGCGCGGATCGAAATCCCGGTGCACCTCACCGACACCATCATGCGCTCCAAGGACGAACGGATCCGTTTGGCCGAAGCGTGCCTCAAATTCCTCGAACAGTTCGATCGCTGA
- the cofC gene encoding 2-phospho-L-lactate guanylyltransferase, which produces MGHSETWALVPVKKFSRAKSRLGDILYAPERAELAQAMLRDVLQSLNAARTVDGIAVVSSDLDALAIAKSFGAAAIFDPAEAGVNKAVQFGLDAFEIYDRRVMIVPADIPFAASRDFENVVELLNHTPIVLVPALYDGGTNALAMRSPRLLQPQFGEDSFRRHRSTARARDLGVSVLKSDGIGKDIDCPLDFGPYLLASQDRGMTRSFVDQINIAERFGVEDAPAPVRLF; this is translated from the coding sequence ATGGGCCATTCCGAGACCTGGGCACTTGTTCCCGTGAAGAAGTTCAGTCGCGCGAAGAGCAGGCTGGGCGACATCCTCTACGCGCCGGAGCGCGCCGAGCTTGCGCAGGCGATGCTGCGCGACGTCCTGCAAAGCCTCAACGCCGCAAGGACCGTCGACGGGATCGCCGTGGTCAGCTCCGATCTGGACGCGCTCGCTATCGCCAAGTCGTTTGGTGCCGCGGCGATTTTCGACCCGGCGGAGGCCGGCGTGAACAAGGCCGTGCAGTTCGGTCTCGATGCGTTCGAGATCTATGATCGCCGGGTCATGATCGTCCCGGCCGACATTCCCTTCGCCGCCTCGCGGGATTTCGAGAACGTGGTCGAATTGCTCAACCACACGCCGATCGTGCTGGTGCCGGCCTTGTACGATGGCGGCACCAATGCGCTCGCGATGCGCTCGCCCCGGCTGCTGCAACCGCAGTTCGGCGAGGACAGCTTTCGCCGGCATCGCAGCACCGCGCGCGCGCGCGACCTCGGTGTCAGCGTGCTGAAATCCGACGGCATCGGCAAGGACATCGACTGCCCGCTCGATTTCGGACCCTATCTGCTGGCGTCGCAGGATCGCGGAATGACCCGATCCTTCGTGGACCAGATCAACATCGCCGAGCGTTTCGGTGTCGAAGACGCTCCTGCTCCCGTGAGGCTGTTCTGA
- the cofH gene encoding 5-amino-6-(D-ribitylamino)uracil--L-tyrosine 4-hydroxyphenyl transferase CofH yields MTLLPDLRLDQRLSRDQAYELVDIADTTELLRAAASRRDAAHGDAVTYSPKVFIPLTQLCRDVCHYCTFAHAPRTGIKPYLSIDEAVAIAQAGKEAGCHEALFTLGDKPELRYRIAREELARLGHDSTLSYVAEVAKAVFERTGLLPHINPGIMSAEDLAMLRKVSVSQGIMLESASERLCAKGGPHFGSPDKVPAVRLETIEAAGKLAVPFTSGILIGIGETRAERVDALLALRDLNDAHGHIQEIIIQNFRPKAGTRMATAEAPSVEDHLWTIAIARLLFEPGMNIQAPPNLSPAALGRVVAAGINDWGGVSPVTPDHVNPEAPWPHLRLLEAATRSAGKRLAKRLPIYPAFARNPSRWLDSKLLKSVLDRIDGDGAPRTDDWHPGHVGSLPARELEWRKRPARSSVATDVPAIIAHAQRGSELTEGEIVRLFRAHEDDFGTVCRGADELRRAVNGDVVSYVVCRNINYTNICSFKCQFCAFSKGKMSENLRGKPYDLEMSEVAQRVVEAWDRGASEVCMQGGIHPSYTGQKYLDVCRAVKGAVPDMHMHAFSPLEIHQGAQTLGIPVAEFLQRLKAAGLGTLPGTAAEILDDEVRETLCADKIRTQQWLDVMRTAHLVGFKSTATIMFGHIERYEHWARHLLRVRRLQAETGGFTEFVPLPFVHMEAPVYLKGRARPGPTFREAILMHAVARLVLNPFITNIQTSWVKMGPEGVRQCLAAGVNDLGGTLMDESISRSAGAAHGQEMTPQEMESIIVSSGRVPRQRTTLYGDAGDARRQRSFDAVCERQAAGAACAAGGSRSL; encoded by the coding sequence ATGACTTTGCTGCCCGACTTGAGGCTCGATCAACGTCTGTCGCGCGATCAGGCCTACGAACTCGTCGATATCGCCGACACGACCGAACTGCTGAGGGCCGCTGCAAGTCGCCGCGACGCCGCCCATGGCGATGCCGTGACCTATTCGCCGAAAGTCTTTATCCCGCTCACGCAGCTGTGCCGCGACGTTTGCCATTATTGCACGTTCGCGCACGCCCCGCGCACCGGCATCAAGCCGTATCTGTCCATCGACGAGGCGGTCGCGATCGCGCAAGCTGGCAAGGAGGCCGGCTGCCACGAGGCGCTTTTCACCCTCGGTGACAAGCCGGAGCTCCGCTACAGGATCGCACGCGAGGAGCTCGCGAGGCTCGGGCATGACTCGACGCTGTCATATGTGGCCGAAGTCGCAAAGGCGGTCTTCGAGCGCACCGGCCTTCTTCCGCACATCAACCCCGGGATCATGTCCGCGGAGGATCTTGCGATGTTGCGCAAGGTCTCGGTCTCGCAGGGCATCATGCTCGAATCCGCGTCGGAGCGGCTCTGTGCGAAGGGTGGCCCGCATTTCGGCTCGCCCGACAAGGTGCCGGCGGTGCGGCTCGAAACCATCGAAGCCGCAGGCAAGCTCGCAGTCCCGTTCACGTCGGGCATCCTGATCGGGATCGGCGAGACGCGTGCCGAGCGCGTCGATGCGCTGCTCGCGTTGCGCGATCTCAACGATGCGCACGGCCACATCCAGGAAATCATCATCCAGAACTTCAGGCCCAAGGCGGGCACCCGGATGGCGACCGCGGAGGCGCCGTCGGTCGAGGACCATCTTTGGACCATCGCGATAGCGCGTCTGCTCTTCGAGCCGGGCATGAACATCCAGGCTCCGCCCAACCTAAGCCCGGCGGCGCTCGGGCGGGTTGTCGCCGCGGGGATCAATGACTGGGGAGGGGTCTCACCCGTCACCCCAGATCACGTCAACCCCGAGGCGCCATGGCCGCATCTGCGGCTGCTGGAAGCGGCGACGCGGTCCGCCGGCAAGCGGCTGGCCAAGCGCCTGCCGATCTATCCGGCGTTCGCGCGGAATCCCTCGCGCTGGCTCGACAGCAAATTGCTGAAATCGGTTCTCGACAGGATCGATGGCGATGGGGCGCCGCGCACCGATGACTGGCATCCTGGACATGTCGGCAGCCTTCCAGCCCGTGAACTGGAGTGGCGCAAGCGTCCTGCGCGTAGCTCCGTCGCGACCGACGTTCCTGCGATCATCGCGCACGCCCAGCGCGGCAGCGAACTGACCGAGGGCGAGATCGTCCGCTTGTTCCGCGCGCATGAGGACGATTTCGGGACAGTCTGCCGCGGTGCCGACGAGCTCAGACGCGCGGTTAATGGCGACGTGGTTTCCTATGTCGTCTGCCGGAACATCAACTACACCAACATTTGCTCGTTCAAATGCCAGTTCTGCGCCTTCTCGAAGGGCAAGATGAGCGAGAACCTCCGCGGCAAGCCGTACGACCTCGAGATGAGCGAAGTCGCGCAGCGCGTCGTCGAAGCCTGGGATCGCGGCGCGTCCGAAGTCTGCATGCAGGGCGGCATCCATCCGTCCTACACCGGCCAGAAATATCTTGATGTCTGCCGGGCCGTTAAGGGCGCCGTGCCGGACATGCACATGCACGCGTTCTCGCCGCTTGAAATCCACCAGGGTGCTCAGACCCTCGGCATTCCCGTTGCCGAGTTTCTGCAACGGCTCAAGGCCGCTGGTCTCGGCACATTGCCGGGGACGGCCGCCGAGATCCTCGATGACGAGGTGCGGGAGACGCTGTGCGCGGACAAGATCCGCACCCAGCAATGGCTCGACGTGATGCGCACCGCTCACCTCGTCGGGTTCAAGTCGACCGCGACGATCATGTTCGGTCATATCGAACGATATGAGCATTGGGCGCGCCATCTGCTGCGCGTGCGGCGTCTGCAGGCAGAGACGGGCGGGTTCACTGAATTCGTTCCGCTTCCCTTCGTCCATATGGAAGCGCCGGTCTATCTGAAGGGCAGGGCCCGGCCGGGGCCGACTTTCCGCGAGGCGATCCTGATGCATGCCGTCGCCCGGCTGGTGCTCAATCCCTTCATCACCAACATCCAGACCTCGTGGGTGAAGATGGGACCCGAGGGTGTCCGCCAGTGCCTCGCGGCCGGCGTGAACGATCTCGGCGGCACGCTCATGGACGAGAGCATCTCCCGCTCTGCCGGCGCTGCGCATGGCCAGGAAATGACACCCCAGGAGATGGAATCGATTATCGTCTCCTCCGGACGCGTCCCGCGGCAGCGTACGACGCTCTACGGCGACGCCGGCGATGCCCGTCGCCAACGCTCATTCGATGCCGTCTGCGAACGGCAAGCCGCCGGCGCCGCATGCGCGGCAGGCGGCTCACGCAGCCTTTGA
- a CDS encoding pyridoxal-phosphate dependent enzyme, producing MTFLIEPSIVDQQIWRKAASQARKLKLKLPTFSQLAHPDVPSARLWGEIESVGPDEPNAANLYRMHWYNGTNRRSRDWVPGHIVLRKEFTGVDAPIIVLLGNRFPMIGAHKVLPAYAALIEQLVTGRFDPAEQKAVWPSTGNYCRGGVAVSRILGCRGVAVLPEGMSRERFEWLEKWVSDPSDIVRTPGTESNVKEIYDKCAELRADDSNVILNQFSSFSNYLIHYTCTGRAAEEAFKAFKADQDYELAAFVSATGSSGTIAAGDFLKTRWGSKTAAVEALECPTMLNNGYGEHNIQGIGDKHIPLIQNVMNLDFVVGVSDRVTDRLNLLFGSKTGRNYLERRRGLEPALVRSFDHVGISGFANIVAAIKLAKQMAYGPDQVIVTVATDSASLYQSERTQFEQSHYSRGFDEINAAETFGACLLGVASDHVVELTETKRRAIFNLGYYTWVEQQGVAVADFERRRAQSFWTRIQDSLNEWDRLTTEFNNEASGRNDG from the coding sequence ATGACGTTCCTTATCGAGCCTTCGATCGTTGATCAGCAAATCTGGCGCAAGGCGGCGTCGCAGGCCCGCAAGCTCAAGCTTAAGCTGCCGACCTTCTCGCAGCTCGCGCATCCGGACGTGCCTTCCGCGCGCCTGTGGGGAGAGATCGAGTCGGTCGGGCCCGACGAGCCGAACGCGGCCAATCTCTACCGCATGCATTGGTATAATGGGACCAACCGCAGGAGCAGGGACTGGGTGCCGGGGCACATCGTCCTGCGCAAGGAGTTCACCGGCGTCGACGCACCGATCATCGTCCTGCTCGGCAACCGATTTCCGATGATTGGCGCGCACAAGGTGCTGCCCGCCTATGCCGCCTTGATCGAGCAGTTGGTGACCGGCCGCTTCGATCCGGCGGAGCAGAAGGCGGTCTGGCCGTCGACCGGCAACTACTGTCGCGGCGGGGTCGCGGTCTCCCGTATTCTCGGCTGCCGCGGCGTCGCAGTGTTGCCGGAGGGGATGAGCCGCGAACGGTTCGAATGGCTCGAGAAATGGGTCAGCGATCCCAGCGACATCGTGAGGACGCCGGGCACCGAGAGCAACGTCAAGGAAATCTACGACAAATGCGCCGAGCTGAGAGCGGACGACAGCAATGTCATCCTCAATCAGTTCTCGTCGTTCTCGAACTATCTCATCCATTATACGTGCACGGGACGGGCGGCGGAGGAGGCTTTCAAGGCCTTCAAGGCGGATCAGGATTACGAGCTCGCCGCCTTCGTCTCCGCCACGGGATCGTCAGGCACGATCGCGGCCGGTGATTTTCTCAAGACCCGCTGGGGCTCCAAGACGGCGGCCGTCGAGGCGCTCGAATGTCCCACCATGCTCAACAACGGCTATGGCGAGCATAATATCCAGGGGATCGGCGACAAGCACATTCCCTTGATCCAGAACGTCATGAATCTGGATTTCGTGGTCGGCGTCTCGGACCGCGTCACCGACCGGTTGAACCTGCTGTTCGGATCGAAGACCGGCCGGAATTATCTCGAGCGGCGCCGCGGTCTCGAGCCGGCGCTGGTGCGCAGTTTCGATCACGTCGGCATTTCCGGGTTCGCCAACATCGTCGCGGCCATCAAGCTCGCCAAGCAGATGGCGTACGGCCCGGACCAGGTGATCGTGACGGTGGCGACGGACAGTGCCTCGCTCTATCAGAGCGAGCGTACGCAGTTCGAGCAGTCTCACTATTCGAGAGGCTTCGATGAGATCAACGCGGCCGAAACATTCGGCGCATGTTTGCTCGGTGTCGCCTCCGATCACGTCGTCGAGCTGACCGAGACGAAGCGGCGCGCGATCTTCAATCTCGGCTACTATACCTGGGTCGAGCAGCAAGGCGTTGCTGTCGCTGATTTTGAACGACGTCGTGCGCAGTCTTTCTGGACCCGCATTCAGGACAGTCTCAACGAGTGGGATCGACTGACGACTGAATTCAACAATGAGGCAAGTGGTCGCAACGACGGCTAA
- a CDS encoding ABC transporter substrate-binding protein encodes MSRTHGLLLSVALAGMMSSLTAAGAAAQTIKIGVNEPLTGPFAASGTYVVNGAKIAADEINAKGGLLGSKIELVIEDNKSNPTEAAAVAEKLITRDKVPVMMGAWGSSLTLAVMPKLMEYKIPMVVETSSSSKITTSGNPYIFRISPPSSVEAAEFKPIMPTLGIKKADFLVINNDWGRGSADDFGKALKAQNIQIGLVEIMDQAAQDMSAQLSKIKASDSDTIMVTTAVEQLTLVLKQAAALGITKKIVTTGGSQNPDQLIEQAGAAANGSMHLTTFAPWYPDKTPDPVATNYFLGEWKKRGFAFAGATESFRGYDGIRTIANAIQRAGKADPEAITEALWKVDFTGLNGPIKFVKQGPAGKESGQSMPNLYLIKIENDKVVLSGS; translated from the coding sequence ATGAGCCGAACACACGGATTGCTTCTCAGCGTCGCGTTGGCTGGGATGATGTCGAGCCTGACGGCAGCTGGCGCTGCTGCCCAAACCATCAAGATTGGCGTCAACGAGCCGCTCACCGGACCCTTCGCGGCATCCGGAACCTATGTCGTCAACGGCGCCAAGATCGCCGCTGACGAGATCAACGCGAAGGGCGGGTTGCTCGGTAGCAAGATCGAGCTCGTCATCGAGGACAACAAGAGCAATCCGACCGAGGCTGCGGCTGTTGCGGAGAAACTGATCACGCGCGACAAGGTCCCGGTCATGATGGGCGCGTGGGGATCCAGCCTCACGCTCGCGGTGATGCCGAAGCTGATGGAATACAAGATCCCGATGGTGGTCGAGACGTCGTCGTCCAGCAAGATCACGACGTCGGGCAATCCCTATATCTTCCGTATCTCGCCGCCGTCGTCGGTCGAAGCGGCCGAGTTCAAGCCGATCATGCCGACGCTCGGCATCAAGAAGGCCGACTTCCTCGTCATCAACAATGATTGGGGTCGTGGTTCGGCCGACGATTTCGGCAAGGCGCTGAAGGCGCAGAACATCCAGATCGGCCTCGTCGAGATCATGGATCAGGCCGCACAGGACATGAGCGCCCAGCTCTCCAAGATCAAGGCGTCTGACTCCGACACGATCATGGTCACGACGGCCGTCGAGCAGCTGACGCTGGTGCTCAAGCAGGCCGCCGCGCTCGGCATCACCAAGAAGATCGTCACGACCGGCGGCTCGCAGAATCCCGACCAGCTGATCGAGCAGGCCGGCGCCGCCGCCAACGGCTCGATGCACCTGACCACCTTCGCGCCCTGGTATCCGGACAAGACGCCGGATCCGGTCGCGACCAACTACTTCCTCGGCGAGTGGAAGAAGCGCGGCTTCGCCTTCGCAGGCGCCACCGAGAGCTTCCGCGGCTATGACGGCATCCGCACCATCGCCAATGCGATCCAGCGTGCCGGCAAGGCTGACCCGGAAGCCATCACCGAGGCGCTCTGGAAGGTCGACTTCACCGGCCTCAACGGTCCGATCAAATTCGTCAAGCAGGGACCGGCCGGCAAGGAGAGCGGACAAAGCATGCCCAATCTCTATCTGATCAAGATCGAGAACGATAAGGTGGTCCTGTCGGGATCGTAA
- a CDS encoding branched-chain amino acid ABC transporter permease has protein sequence MTELLQHLINTLILGSTYALLGIGLTLIFGIMRVVNFAHGELYSFGAYILYFVAIMLGANFFVALIAAIVAGCLLGALLEFVLLRPMRGADIDTTMLVMIGAMIVMQNGEQFVWGGVAKSVATPFPELPLVIGSFSVSWLRLFVFCAALALIGVAYFLINRTKLGKAMRATFQDRDAASLMGVNIQFIYMATFAIGSSLAAAAGALLGPVYVISPQMGNLASLKSFAIVILGGLGSIQGATIGGFLLALAEELGAGYISSGYRDAMGFLIIIAVLLFRPTGLFARVERVG, from the coding sequence ATGACCGAGCTTCTTCAACACCTCATCAACACGCTCATCCTCGGAAGTACCTACGCCTTGCTGGGGATCGGCCTGACGCTGATCTTCGGCATCATGCGCGTGGTCAATTTCGCGCATGGCGAGCTCTATTCGTTCGGAGCGTATATTCTCTACTTCGTGGCGATCATGCTCGGCGCGAACTTCTTCGTTGCGCTGATCGCGGCAATCGTCGCGGGCTGTCTGCTCGGCGCTCTCCTGGAGTTCGTGTTGCTGCGGCCGATGCGCGGTGCCGACATCGACACCACGATGCTGGTCATGATCGGCGCCATGATCGTGATGCAGAACGGCGAGCAGTTCGTCTGGGGCGGGGTTGCCAAGTCGGTCGCGACGCCGTTTCCGGAGCTGCCGCTCGTGATCGGGTCGTTCTCCGTCTCCTGGCTGCGCCTGTTCGTGTTCTGCGCTGCGCTTGCGCTGATCGGTGTGGCTTATTTCCTGATCAACCGGACCAAGCTCGGCAAGGCGATGCGAGCGACGTTCCAGGACCGCGACGCCGCATCATTGATGGGCGTCAACATCCAGTTCATCTACATGGCGACGTTTGCGATCGGCTCGAGCCTTGCCGCGGCCGCCGGAGCGTTGCTGGGGCCGGTCTATGTGATCTCGCCGCAGATGGGCAATCTGGCGTCGCTGAAGTCGTTTGCGATCGTCATTCTCGGTGGGCTGGGGAGCATTCAGGGCGCCACGATCGGCGGCTTCCTGCTCGCGCTGGCCGAGGAACTCGGCGCCGGCTACATCTCGTCCGGTTACCGCGACGCCATGGGATTCCTGATCATCATCGCCGTGCTTCTGTTCAGGCCGACGGGGCTATTCGCCCGCGTGGAGCGCGTCGGATGA
- a CDS encoding branched-chain amino acid ABC transporter permease — MKRLIPYLSLLAFASVPLWLQDPYLLNTFITTGIFIIAAMSLNLLLGYTGQLSLGHVAFFGIGAYTSALVSLGFDVELIGGFRVVHEPWPPWSGFVIGTLVAAICGYAVGKLSFRVRGAYFVIVTVSFAEVVRLIALNWVELTQGPLALTSIPPMTLGLPGLGSLDFYSKQSNYYLVLGVAVVAYVVIRRLVYSRVGRAMVALKENESLAVSVGIDVTRYLVLAAVFSAGIAGAAGSLYAHYLKIIDPDVFAFIYTVTIVIMVISGGKGTLAGPIVGGLIFGFLPVAVRSFAAPEIQWILYGLLMIIIVFVLPTGIVPAIEKWFLTPRKEPSSADSYQAKVRDTP, encoded by the coding sequence ATGAAGCGGCTGATCCCCTATCTCTCGCTGCTGGCGTTCGCGTCGGTACCGCTGTGGCTGCAAGATCCCTATCTGCTCAATACGTTCATCACGACGGGCATCTTCATCATTGCCGCCATGAGCCTCAATCTGCTGCTCGGCTATACCGGGCAGCTCAGCCTGGGACATGTCGCCTTCTTCGGTATCGGCGCTTACACCAGCGCACTGGTCTCGCTCGGCTTCGATGTCGAACTGATCGGCGGCTTTCGTGTAGTTCATGAACCCTGGCCGCCCTGGTCGGGTTTCGTGATCGGCACGCTGGTTGCGGCGATCTGCGGCTATGCCGTCGGCAAATTGTCGTTCAGGGTGAGAGGTGCCTATTTCGTCATCGTGACCGTCAGCTTCGCCGAGGTCGTCAGGCTGATCGCGTTGAACTGGGTCGAGCTGACGCAGGGGCCGCTGGCGCTGACCTCGATCCCACCGATGACGCTTGGATTGCCCGGGTTGGGTTCGCTGGATTTCTACAGCAAGCAGTCGAACTACTATCTGGTGCTCGGCGTCGCCGTCGTCGCCTATGTGGTGATCCGGCGCCTGGTCTATTCGCGGGTCGGGCGCGCGATGGTCGCTCTCAAGGAGAACGAGTCGCTCGCGGTCTCGGTCGGCATCGACGTCACGCGTTATCTGGTGCTGGCCGCGGTGTTCTCCGCTGGCATCGCCGGCGCGGCGGGGAGCCTCTACGCGCATTACCTGAAGATCATCGATCCGGACGTGTTTGCGTTCATATACACCGTCACGATCGTGATCATGGTGATCTCGGGCGGCAAGGGCACGCTGGCCGGCCCGATCGTGGGCGGCCTCATCTTCGGCTTCCTGCCGGTCGCTGTCCGGTCGTTCGCGGCGCCCGAGATTCAGTGGATCCTCTATGGTCTGCTGATGATCATCATCGTCTTTGTGCTGCCCACCGGAATCGTTCCGGCGATCGAGAAATGGTTCCTGACCCCTCGCAAGGAGCCGAGCAGCGCAGATTCCTATCAAGCCAAGGTGCGCGACACGCCATGA
- a CDS encoding ABC transporter ATP-binding protein: protein MLRIENLVCRYGKVEAVKGVTLEIERGQLVALIGANGAGKSTTLRAISGILPSASGRITLEGKDITKCSARQILSLGIAHCPEGRRVFFDMTVDENLDMGAYLRTDQREIEADRERIFGMFPRLAERRGQIAGTLSGGEQQMLAIGRAIMSRPKLIMFDEPSLGLAPNIVEQVFTIIDNIRKSGTTVLMVEQNAYSALEMCDYAYLLETGAVVLSGSGKELIDDEHVRSAYLGG from the coding sequence ATGCTGCGCATTGAGAATCTCGTATGCCGCTACGGCAAGGTCGAAGCGGTCAAGGGTGTCACGCTCGAGATCGAGCGCGGGCAGCTCGTGGCGCTGATCGGCGCGAACGGCGCGGGCAAGAGTACGACGCTGCGCGCGATCTCGGGAATATTGCCGTCGGCGTCGGGCCGCATCACGCTCGAGGGCAAGGATATCACGAAGTGCTCGGCCCGGCAGATCCTCAGCCTCGGTATCGCGCATTGTCCGGAGGGGCGGCGGGTGTTCTTCGACATGACCGTTGATGAGAATCTCGACATGGGCGCGTATCTCCGCACCGACCAGCGCGAGATCGAGGCAGACCGGGAGCGGATCTTCGGCATGTTTCCGCGGCTGGCGGAGCGCCGCGGCCAGATCGCCGGCACGCTGTCGGGCGGCGAGCAGCAGATGCTGGCGATCGGGCGCGCCATCATGTCCCGGCCCAAGCTGATCATGTTCGACGAACCTTCGCTCGGACTGGCGCCCAACATTGTCGAGCAGGTGTTCACGATCATCGACAATATCCGCAAGTCGGGCACGACCGTCCTGATGGTCGAGCAGAATGCGTACTCCGCTCTCGAGATGTGCGACTATGCGTACCTTCTCGAGACCGGGGCCGTCGTGCTGTCGGGCAGCGGCAAAGAGCTGATCGATGACGAGCATGTCCGCTCGGCATATCTCGGCGGATAG
- a CDS encoding Re/Si-specific NAD(P)(+) transhydrogenase subunit alpha, whose translation MKIAVAKEIDPSEPRVAASPDTVKKFKALGAEVAVEPGAGIKSGLPDSEFTAVGATVSADALKDADIIIKVKRPEATELSQYKRGALVIAIMDPYGNEAALKAMADAGVSAFAMELMPRITRAQVMDVLSSQANLAGYRAVIEGAEAFGRAFPMMMTAAGTVPAAKVFVMGVGVAGLQAIATARRLGAVVTATDVRPATKEQVESLGAKFLAVEDEEFKNAQTAGGYAKEMSKEYQAKQAALTAEHIKKQDIVITTALIPGRPAPKLVSGEMVKSMKPGSVLVDLAVERGGNVEGAKPGEVVETDGIKIVGYTNVAGRVAASASSLYARNLFSFIETMVDKASKALAVNWDDELVKATALTKDGAVIHPNFQPK comes from the coding sequence GTGAAGATTGCCGTAGCGAAGGAAATCGATCCGTCGGAGCCGCGGGTTGCGGCCTCGCCGGACACCGTGAAGAAGTTCAAGGCGCTGGGCGCCGAGGTCGCGGTCGAGCCGGGGGCGGGGATCAAGTCGGGGCTGCCCGATTCGGAGTTCACGGCCGTGGGCGCCACCGTCAGCGCCGATGCGCTGAAGGACGCCGACATCATCATCAAGGTGAAGCGGCCGGAAGCCACCGAGCTGTCGCAGTACAAGCGCGGCGCGCTGGTGATCGCGATCATGGATCCCTACGGCAACGAGGCGGCGCTGAAGGCGATGGCCGATGCCGGGGTGTCGGCGTTCGCGATGGAGCTGATGCCGCGCATCACCCGCGCCCAGGTGATGGACGTGCTGTCGTCGCAGGCCAACCTGGCCGGCTACCGGGCCGTGATCGAGGGCGCCGAGGCGTTCGGCCGCGCCTTCCCGATGATGATGACCGCGGCGGGCACCGTTCCGGCTGCGAAAGTGTTCGTGATGGGCGTCGGCGTCGCCGGTTTGCAGGCGATCGCGACCGCGCGGCGGCTCGGCGCGGTGGTGACCGCGACGGACGTCCGCCCCGCGACCAAGGAGCAGGTGGAGAGCCTCGGCGCCAAATTCCTCGCCGTCGAGGACGAGGAGTTCAAGAACGCGCAGACCGCCGGTGGCTACGCCAAGGAGATGTCCAAGGAGTACCAGGCCAAGCAGGCCGCGCTGACCGCCGAGCACATCAAGAAGCAGGACATCGTGATCACCACCGCGCTGATCCCGGGCCGTCCGGCGCCGAAGCTGGTCTCGGGCGAGATGGTGAAGTCGATGAAGCCCGGCTCGGTGCTGGTCGATCTCGCGGTCGAGCGCGGCGGCAATGTCGAGGGCGCGAAGCCCGGCGAGGTGGTCGAGACCGACGGCATCAAGATCGTCGGCTACACCAATGTCGCCGGCCGGGTCGCGGCCTCGGCCTCCAGCCTCTACGCGCGCAACCTGTTCTCGTTCATCGAGACCATGGTCGACAAGGCCAGCAAGGCGCTCGCGGTCAACTGGGACGACGAGCTGGTGAAGGCCACCGCGCTGACCAAGGACGGCGCCGTCATCCATCCCAACTTCCAGCCGAAGTAA